In the genome of Hydractinia symbiolongicarpus strain clone_291-10 chromosome 5, HSymV2.1, whole genome shotgun sequence, one region contains:
- the LOC130644903 gene encoding DENN domain-containing protein 10-like, translating to MAAVPELSSVLVFENDIDNELMCVWVYPKIENEFKKLLTEKCELLASEHQDTTFCYGQNNNSWYYIKRSNIKDAGVNDKVKDVYMIITAQNFNPELYQAMGDVFMTSYFINTSNVLTQYLSMYTNGYSMKDDATKLSHTDFNKKKAYLQVCMKELIMLFGVESILMYTGLLLKKRIVVYSPKLDTLLHICRTLPAFVLHRLNWNIVYPFVHFTAAEVSELKTLRSYVVGVTDSSVENQPEYYDLFLNVPDGEIVINPRSKEYFQMGKMHKDIAKYLVQASEDEDTNDEDIIKELKKRTTDIISNLKSLDKADPDDPKITIELLQERNLTTTMQSFLYNLASAEGIVKL from the exons ATGGCAGCCGTACCAGAGTTATCAAGCGTTCTAGTGTTTG AGAATGACATTGATAATGAATTGATGTGTGTTTGGGTGTATCCAAAAATCGAAAacgagtttaaaaaattactcactGAGAAATGCGAATTATTAGCATCAGAACATCAAGATACGACTTTTTGTTATGGCCAGAACAATAATTCGTGGTATTACATTAAAAGAAGCAACATAAAAGATGCAGGTGTCAATGACAAG GTGAAGGATGTGTACATGATTATCACAGCCCAA AATTTCAATCCAGAACTCTACCAGGCTATGGGTGATGTATTcatgacaagttattttatcaaTACATCGAATGTTCTCACTCAGTATCTGTCAATGTACACAAATGGCTACAGTATGAAGGACGATGCAACGAAACTGTCACATACAGATTTCAACAAGAAGAAAGCTTATCTTCAAGTGTGTATGAAAG aattgATAATGTTATTTGGTGTGGAATCGATACTGATGTATACAGGGTTGTTGCTGAAGAAAAGAATAGTTGTTTACTCCCCTAAGTTAGATACCCTTTTACACATTTGCAG AACACTACCTGCGTTTGTTTTACATCGATTAAACTGGAACATTGTTTACCCGTTCGTTCATTTTACTGCAGCAGAAGTATCCGAGTTGAAAACGCTACGATCCTATGTAGTGGGAGTGACGGATAGCTCTGTTGAAAACCAACCTGAATACTATGATTTGTTTCTTAATG taccTGACGGGGAAATTGTAATCAATCCACGATCCAAGG aatACTTTCAGATGGGCAAGATGCATAAAGACATAGCAAAATATTTGGTTCAAGCTAGCGAGGACGAAGACACGAATGATGAAGATATTATCAAG GAATTAAAGAAAAGAACAACAGACATtatttcaaacttaaaatctctcgACAAAGCAGATCCTGATGATCCAAAGATAACTATAGAATTGCTTCAAGAGAGGAACCTGACCACTACAATGCAgtcatttttatataatttagcTTCTGCTGAGGGGATTGTAAAATTGTAA